One stretch of Shewanella sp. Arc9-LZ DNA includes these proteins:
- the dapD gene encoding 2,3,4,5-tetrahydropyridine-2,6-dicarboxylate N-succinyltransferase, which translates to MEALRQRIEAAFETRQDISPATVEPSVRADVETVINMLDKGQVRVAEKIDGEWHVHQWLKKAVLLSFRIFDNGVIEGGDTKYFDKVPQKFADYDEARFKAEGIRVVPPATVRKGSFIGKNTVLMPSYVNLGAYVDEGTMVDTWATVGSCAQIGKNVHLSGGVGIGGVLEPLQAGPTIIEDNCFIGARSEIVEGVVVEEGSVISMGVYIGQSTRIFDRETGEVHYGRVPAGSVVVSGNLPSACGTYSLYAAIIVKKVDAKTRGKVGINELLRIVD; encoded by the coding sequence ATGGAGGCTTTACGCCAACGCATTGAAGCAGCATTCGAAACACGTCAAGACATCTCACCTGCAACCGTAGAACCGAGTGTTCGCGCTGATGTTGAAACCGTGATCAATATGCTCGATAAAGGCCAAGTACGCGTTGCTGAAAAAATTGACGGTGAATGGCATGTTCACCAATGGCTTAAAAAGGCGGTACTACTGTCTTTTCGCATTTTTGATAACGGCGTGATTGAAGGTGGCGACACCAAGTATTTCGACAAAGTCCCACAAAAATTTGCCGATTATGACGAAGCTCGTTTTAAAGCAGAAGGTATTCGTGTTGTGCCACCCGCAACGGTTCGCAAAGGCTCATTTATCGGTAAAAATACCGTATTGATGCCATCTTACGTTAACCTTGGTGCCTATGTTGATGAAGGTACTATGGTTGATACATGGGCTACTGTTGGTTCGTGTGCGCAGATTGGTAAAAACGTACACTTATCTGGCGGTGTTGGTATTGGCGGTGTTTTAGAGCCATTACAAGCAGGTCCAACCATTATTGAAGATAACTGTTTTATTGGTGCTCGCAGCGAAATCGTTGAAGGTGTTGTGGTTGAAGAAGGCAGCGTCATTTCAATGGGCGTTTACATTGGCCAAAGCACGCGAATTTTTGATCGTGAAACCGGTGAAGTACATTACGGTCGTGTTCCTGCTGGATCGGTTGTCGTATCAGGTAACCTACCATCGGCTTGTGGCACATACAGCTTGTATGCAGCGATTATTGTCAAAAAAGTTGATGCTAAAACCCGCGGTAAAGTGGGCATCAATGAACTATTACGTATCGTTGATTAA
- a CDS encoding HD domain-containing phosphohydrolase, with product MLQKANFFLKPSELPKTVGLCWGILNDRLELIKLSEPLYKLVNKPISAILKQPLSNAFSMLTHEQIDLTNHLSSQQINFVDDKGHALQATVTPIEESSEHWCITFIEIELDKAWLSDLHPDYHQAIQSSDDWLNQIEEVINASGDMVFATSLKQALSLTQSNVGYLHMFDEKNNQIVRTTWSENVSEYFTITKQQTYKADSGIWAETIQTRKSMVHNELASISENRSQQQGFFAFSNHLCVPIHYRKKLVGIIGVGNRDKPYTQVDAKSLSIFATILWHSVELPRTMKAVSRQSSIIKMQKEKMTLILVQLIGAISEALELKDAYTAGHQKSVAQLSYLIGEKMGLTPEVLEGLKLGSLIHDIGKLAIPSQILSKPSRLSDAEFGLVKQHPEQGALIVDEVEFPWPIKQMILQHHERLDGSGYPKGLKADDIILEAKIIAVADVADSILSHRPYRPSLGMEVLTQELLKGRGIIFDEVVVDTCIDILAVEDFKQEEYVGTLSLAPVVFLEEYHTLEHAESMMKKAKMDVAVVLSEKNRSPIGVVDNNVLAFWHSPFLNTAAERAADRSLLNKRVHQVMEHKINMINDRTILNDAQRTMEKSNVNYLIVQNDKQLVIGMLTWRILANALLVNAQARSN from the coding sequence ATGTTACAAAAAGCTAATTTTTTCTTAAAACCTTCAGAATTACCTAAAACAGTTGGGCTCTGTTGGGGCATTCTTAATGATAGGCTTGAATTAATTAAGCTAAGTGAACCGCTATACAAATTAGTCAATAAACCCATCTCGGCTATTCTAAAACAACCATTATCGAATGCTTTTTCAATGCTTACTCATGAGCAAATAGATCTTACCAATCATCTTTCTTCACAACAGATCAATTTTGTTGATGATAAAGGGCATGCATTACAAGCGACTGTCACCCCGATAGAAGAAAGCAGTGAGCATTGGTGTATTACCTTCATAGAAATCGAACTCGATAAAGCTTGGTTATCTGATTTACATCCTGATTATCATCAAGCGATCCAGTCTAGTGATGATTGGCTAAATCAAATCGAAGAAGTGATTAATGCCAGCGGTGATATGGTGTTTGCTACGTCATTAAAACAGGCGCTTTCACTGACTCAATCTAATGTGGGTTATCTGCATATGTTTGATGAGAAAAACAATCAAATAGTGCGAACCACATGGAGTGAAAACGTCAGTGAATACTTTACGATTACAAAACAACAAACCTATAAAGCAGATTCTGGTATTTGGGCTGAAACCATCCAAACCCGTAAATCGATGGTGCATAATGAATTAGCCAGTATTTCTGAGAATCGTTCGCAACAACAAGGTTTTTTTGCCTTTAGTAATCATCTTTGTGTGCCGATTCATTATCGCAAAAAACTCGTTGGCATTATCGGCGTTGGCAATCGAGATAAACCTTATACCCAAGTAGATGCCAAATCGTTAAGTATTTTTGCGACTATTTTGTGGCACAGCGTCGAATTACCTCGCACCATGAAAGCGGTATCGAGACAATCTAGCATTATTAAAATGCAAAAAGAAAAGATGACCCTTATTTTGGTGCAGTTGATTGGTGCCATTTCAGAAGCGCTAGAGTTAAAAGATGCTTATACCGCGGGGCATCAAAAGTCGGTAGCGCAGTTAAGTTATCTTATTGGCGAGAAAATGGGCTTAACACCTGAAGTATTGGAAGGATTAAAACTGGGATCATTGATCCACGATATCGGTAAGTTGGCCATTCCAAGCCAGATTCTATCTAAACCCTCACGGTTAAGTGATGCTGAGTTTGGCTTGGTTAAACAACACCCTGAGCAAGGCGCTTTAATTGTTGATGAAGTGGAGTTTCCTTGGCCTATTAAGCAAATGATCCTTCAACATCATGAACGCTTAGACGGTTCAGGTTATCCAAAAGGGTTGAAAGCGGATGACATTATACTAGAAGCCAAGATCATTGCTGTAGCCGACGTTGCTGATTCGATTCTTAGCCATCGACCTTATCGGCCATCGCTCGGAATGGAGGTGTTAACCCAAGAGTTATTAAAAGGCAGAGGTATAATATTCGATGAAGTCGTTGTTGATACCTGTATTGATATTTTGGCTGTCGAAGACTTTAAACAAGAAGAATATGTTGGCACTTTGTCATTAGCCCCAGTTGTTTTTTTAGAGGAGTATCATACTCTTGAACATGCTGAGTCTATGATGAAAAAAGCTAAAATGGATGTGGCCGTGGTACTGTCAGAAAAAAATCGTAGCCCAATCGGCGTGGTTGATAATAACGTTTTAGCATTTTGGCACAGCCCATTTTTAAATACAGCAGCAGAACGTGCAGCGGATAGAAGCTTACTGAATAAACGTGTACATCAAGTGATGGAACATAAAATAAATATGATTAACGATCGTACCATTTTGAACGATGCTCAACGGACGATGGAAAAAAGTAATGTTAATTATTTGATTGTTCAAAATGACAAGCAGTTGGTGATTGGAATGTTAACCTGGCGAATATTAGCCAATGCATTATTGGTGAATGCACAAGCAAGATCTAATTAG
- the purU gene encoding formyltetrahydrofolate deformylase, with protein sequence MSHQDKTIFTPANLQRKVLITDCADAQGLIAKITNVCFAHQLNIIKNTEFVDHTQGRFFMRAELEGVFDDERLLNELREVLPAKNHMKLVDMGKKRIVIMVTKEAHCLGDILMKSYYGGLDVEIAAVVGNYDVLQPLTEKFDIPFHYVSHEGLNRQEHEQAMLKVIKPYDPDFVVLAKYMRVLTPEFVTAFADKIINIHHSFLPAFIGASPYKQAWDRGVKIIGATAHFVNNHLDEGPIIKQDVISVDHSYSAEELAHNGRDVEKSVLSKALQLVLNEQVVVYGNKTVVF encoded by the coding sequence GTGAGCCATCAAGATAAAACTATTTTTACCCCAGCTAATTTACAACGTAAAGTGCTAATAACCGATTGTGCTGATGCTCAGGGGTTGATAGCCAAAATCACCAACGTATGTTTTGCTCATCAATTAAACATTATTAAAAACACCGAATTTGTTGACCACACTCAAGGCCGCTTTTTTATGCGTGCGGAGCTTGAAGGGGTGTTTGATGATGAACGCCTACTGAATGAATTACGTGAAGTATTGCCAGCTAAAAATCACATGAAATTAGTGGATATGGGTAAAAAACGTATCGTGATCATGGTGACAAAAGAAGCCCATTGTTTAGGCGATATTTTGATGAAGTCTTATTATGGCGGTTTAGATGTTGAGATTGCCGCTGTGGTAGGCAATTATGATGTGTTGCAGCCATTAACTGAAAAGTTTGATATTCCATTTCATTATGTTAGTCATGAAGGTTTAAACCGTCAGGAGCATGAACAAGCCATGCTTAAAGTGATAAAACCCTATGATCCTGACTTTGTTGTACTCGCTAAATATATGCGAGTATTAACACCCGAGTTTGTAACAGCATTTGCAGATAAAATTATTAATATTCATCATTCTTTTTTACCCGCATTCATTGGCGCATCACCTTATAAACAAGCGTGGGATCGTGGTGTTAAAATTATTGGTGCAACAGCACACTTTGTGAACAACCACTTGGACGAAGGGCCGATTATTAAACAAGATGTCATTTCAGTTGATCACAGTTATAGCGCAGAAGAATTAGCCCATAATGGCCGTGACGTTGAAAAAAGCGTATTAAGTAAAGCACTGCAATTGGTATTAAATGAACAAGTTGTGGTGTACGGTAATAAAACGGTCGTGTTTTAA
- a CDS encoding PTS transporter subunit EIIC — MDSHLAQRRHIGKRSVSFFTQQWFKFAQRLSQALLIPIAILPAAGVMLGLTVNPLPFIPAELNTVFSAVGNLVFTMMPLLFSVAVAIGFCRDQGIAAFSAVFGFGVFLSTMGALTNIYGLVSRPLWGMQTIDTGIAGGMLVGAMTCLAVNLSQHVKLPAIFSFFEGRRSAPIITIPLSMALAYLLVHVWPPLSHIIELLSDWAVYQDPAIAFGVYGTVERLLIPLGLHHIWNAPFYLEVGQYINQGTVVRGEVARYLAGDPLAGNLAGGYLIKMWGLPAAALAIWRCADKSERNRVAGIMLSAATASWLTGVTEPIEFAFMFVAPILFIVHALLTGIAYSVCILLEVHHSIVFSHGLVDFTLLFSRSANTHWIWILGPLTTVIYYAIFRASILAFNLKTPGRIEQSDLPAEPKESLRAMISALGGRENIVEINACLTRLRISVNQANLIDKARLMRLGAKGVVVMGKGVQVVYGTKAETLRKLLQKYLDSRR; from the coding sequence ATGGATAGCCACTTGGCACAACGCCGTCATATCGGTAAACGTAGCGTAAGTTTTTTTACGCAACAATGGTTTAAATTCGCACAGCGCCTGAGTCAAGCACTGCTCATACCTATTGCTATTTTACCTGCTGCGGGGGTGATGTTAGGGTTGACGGTTAACCCGTTGCCATTTATCCCTGCAGAATTAAATACAGTATTTTCTGCTGTAGGCAATCTGGTTTTTACCATGATGCCTTTGCTGTTTAGTGTTGCTGTAGCGATTGGTTTTTGTCGAGATCAAGGCATTGCAGCATTTTCTGCTGTATTTGGTTTCGGGGTGTTTTTGTCCACGATGGGTGCCCTAACAAATATTTATGGCTTGGTATCGCGACCGCTCTGGGGCATGCAAACGATTGACACTGGTATCGCTGGCGGAATGTTAGTCGGTGCGATGACATGTTTAGCTGTCAATCTTAGTCAACATGTTAAATTGCCTGCTATTTTTTCATTTTTCGAAGGTCGTCGCAGTGCACCAATAATTACTATACCCCTGTCTATGGCACTGGCTTATTTACTTGTGCATGTTTGGCCACCCTTGTCGCATATTATTGAACTCCTTTCTGATTGGGCAGTATATCAAGACCCCGCTATTGCTTTTGGGGTTTACGGAACAGTTGAACGCTTATTAATTCCACTAGGGTTGCATCATATTTGGAATGCACCATTTTATCTTGAAGTAGGGCAGTACATTAATCAAGGTACAGTGGTTCGGGGTGAGGTGGCGCGTTATTTGGCCGGCGATCCATTGGCGGGAAATCTTGCTGGTGGCTATTTGATTAAAATGTGGGGCTTACCCGCGGCAGCATTAGCGATTTGGCGTTGTGCTGATAAATCCGAGCGTAACAGAGTTGCGGGGATTATGTTATCAGCGGCGACAGCTAGTTGGTTAACCGGGGTGACAGAGCCGATAGAATTTGCCTTTATGTTTGTCGCGCCAATTTTGTTTATTGTGCATGCATTACTCACGGGCATAGCTTACAGCGTGTGTATTTTACTAGAAGTTCATCACAGCATCGTGTTCTCTCATGGGCTGGTAGATTTCACCTTATTGTTTTCTCGCTCTGCTAATACTCATTGGATTTGGATATTGGGCCCGCTTACCACAGTAATCTATTATGCCATTTTTAGGGCCAGTATTTTAGCGTTCAATTTAAAAACACCTGGCCGAATCGAGCAAAGTGATTTACCTGCAGAGCCTAAAGAGAGCTTGCGGGCTATGATTTCTGCATTGGGCGGACGCGAGAATATTGTTGAGATTAATGCCTGTTTAACCCGCTTACGTATAAGTGTTAATCAAGCCAATTTAATCGATAAAGCTAGACTAATGCGTTTAGGAGCTAAAGGCGTGGTTGTTATGGGCAAAGGTGTACAAGTTGTTTATGGCACTAAGGCTGAAACATTACGTAAATTGCTGCAAAAATATTTAGATTCTCGGCGTTAG
- a CDS encoding flavodoxin, which yields MKKVNVVFGTVYGSAQFTAETVTKAIATLGFTTKLWQPNELSGFIPPQDELLIVVSSTTGQGDIPEDMSPWFNELKSSAPYLPLLQYSLIGLGDSSYDTFCGAIKQFDELLTELGAKPLTERLEIDACETMEPEIEAKTWIATWHNAVISVNVA from the coding sequence ATGAAAAAGGTCAATGTTGTTTTTGGTACCGTTTATGGTAGCGCACAATTTACAGCCGAAACAGTGACTAAAGCGATTGCAACATTAGGGTTTACAACTAAGCTTTGGCAACCCAATGAATTGTCTGGTTTTATACCACCTCAAGATGAACTACTCATAGTAGTGTCATCAACCACAGGGCAAGGTGATATACCCGAGGATATGTCTCCTTGGTTTAATGAACTTAAATCCAGTGCACCGTATTTACCATTATTGCAATACAGCCTAATTGGGTTAGGCGATTCGAGCTATGACACTTTTTGTGGGGCGATAAAACAATTTGATGAGTTGTTAACCGAGTTGGGTGCCAAGCCGCTGACTGAACGATTAGAAATTGATGCCTGTGAAACAATGGAACCCGAAATAGAAGCTAAAACATGGATAGCCACTTGGCACAACGCCGTCATATCGGTAAACGTAGCGTAA
- the truC gene encoding tRNA pseudouridine(65) synthase TruC, translating into MDETSTADTELDSDLQPPHIDILFEDEHLVAIHKPAGLLVHRSYLARRERFFAMQMTRDLVGCHVFPVHRLDRPTSGVLLFAKSSEVARALCEQFADHSIKKHYLAIVRGNIHESGTLDYALKQEFDDLGDKHVDPNKAAQEAVTDYQPLLNTEIPFSSGRYPSSRYGLVRLSPHTGRKHQLRRHMAHLRHPIVGDTTHGDGKQNKFFREHFGINRLWLIAKSLQFVHPVTQQSMHIETELEAEWLNVFNAFGWDDDQLSSMPSILLS; encoded by the coding sequence ATGGATGAGACCTCTACTGCAGATACTGAATTAGACAGTGATTTACAACCTCCCCATATCGACATTCTATTTGAAGACGAGCACCTAGTTGCTATCCATAAGCCTGCTGGTTTGTTGGTTCATCGTAGTTATTTAGCCCGTAGAGAGCGTTTTTTTGCGATGCAGATGACTCGTGATTTAGTGGGCTGCCATGTTTTTCCGGTGCACCGCCTAGATAGACCAACATCCGGAGTATTGCTGTTTGCCAAGTCTAGTGAAGTGGCTCGGGCATTATGTGAGCAATTTGCTGATCACAGTATCAAAAAACACTACTTAGCGATTGTACGTGGCAATATACATGAGTCTGGCACGCTAGATTATGCCCTAAAACAGGAATTTGATGATTTAGGCGATAAGCATGTTGATCCCAACAAAGCCGCACAAGAAGCCGTGACGGATTATCAACCATTATTGAATACCGAAATACCGTTTAGTTCTGGTCGTTATCCTTCCAGCCGTTACGGTTTGGTAAGATTAAGCCCTCATACAGGCCGCAAGCATCAATTACGTCGTCATATGGCACATTTACGTCATCCAATTGTTGGTGATACAACCCATGGTGATGGTAAACAAAATAAGTTCTTTCGCGAACACTTCGGTATTAACCGTTTGTGGTTGATTGCAAAAAGCCTGCAGTTTGTGCATCCGGTAACCCAGCAATCAATGCATATTGAAACAGAGTTAGAAGCTGAATGGTTGAATGTTTTTAACGCATTTGGCTGGGATGATGATCAATTATCCTCAATGCCAAGTATATTATTAAGTTAA
- a CDS encoding YqcC family protein, translating into MISYSDLAFMLSFIFMLYLASQNYLVKLEQLLKEFQLWSDISPPASVMASTAPFCCDVMAFEQWLQFIFIPKMTELIAQRQPLPTNMALAPMAEHVWQGMHYGDVLIAQLQQFDTLLSQR; encoded by the coding sequence ATGATATCATACTCCGACTTAGCCTTTATGTTGTCGTTCATTTTTATGCTTTATTTAGCCAGCCAAAATTATTTAGTTAAATTAGAACAATTGCTTAAGGAATTTCAGCTATGGTCTGATATCTCACCTCCTGCATCTGTTATGGCGAGTACTGCACCTTTTTGCTGTGATGTAATGGCATTCGAGCAATGGTTGCAGTTTATTTTTATTCCAAAGATGACCGAGCTTATTGCGCAACGACAACCTTTACCGACCAATATGGCATTAGCGCCTATGGCCGAGCATGTGTGGCAAGGTATGCACTATGGTGATGTTCTGATTGCTCAATTACAACAATTTGATACTTTGCTCAGTCAGCGTTAA
- a CDS encoding DUF3549 family protein, with protein MTEITTLSQFLTTANTQFQIYDLGRRVQHIDMLAFQQIDSLLAPYPYPIQGHAQFAIVFWQQEQLPYIWFVKLPLDEQGLLSPAPRTQFIKMILEALGRNPTQALTDVQQEQLANHPFSFKPNQHKLALFNALVRLQLDQPASSQYEFAAQYLSGQAAQNTWPQLGLQGLADICVRAHQFNHLDDIINALDNAPIEVQAALCQCLEHINIDKRLAEYLFNQLEQAEDHIKVMYLAALASDVQYSTTAINQLNEQQHLDDNTLITIAARNWLALKDDATRKHYLEALAKQPQHFFNQVFADIVAIPSLRSGLLADLRHPDRSVQLATAIGGLFRATSL; from the coding sequence ATGACCGAGATAACCACCTTAAGCCAGTTTCTGACGACCGCAAATACACAATTCCAAATATACGATTTAGGTCGCCGAGTGCAACATATCGATATGTTAGCTTTTCAGCAAATTGATTCTTTACTGGCACCGTATCCTTATCCTATTCAAGGCCATGCACAGTTTGCTATCGTATTTTGGCAACAAGAACAATTACCTTATATTTGGTTTGTAAAGTTACCTCTAGATGAGCAAGGTTTATTATCACCTGCGCCTCGAACTCAGTTTATTAAAATGATTTTAGAAGCCCTAGGTCGTAATCCAACCCAAGCATTAACCGATGTACAGCAAGAACAATTAGCCAATCATCCTTTCAGCTTTAAGCCTAATCAGCACAAACTGGCGTTATTTAATGCATTGGTCAGACTTCAGCTTGATCAACCCGCATCGAGCCAATATGAATTTGCGGCACAGTATTTGTCTGGCCAAGCAGCGCAAAACACATGGCCACAACTGGGTTTACAAGGTTTAGCCGATATTTGCGTTCGCGCACATCAATTCAACCATCTTGATGACATTATAAATGCACTTGATAATGCACCTATTGAAGTGCAAGCCGCCCTTTGCCAATGCTTAGAACACATTAATATTGATAAACGCCTTGCAGAGTACTTATTTAATCAATTAGAACAAGCTGAAGACCATATAAAAGTAATGTATTTAGCGGCATTAGCATCTGATGTTCAATACAGTACGACAGCCATTAACCAGCTCAATGAACAACAACATTTAGACGACAACACGCTAATAACAATTGCAGCACGTAACTGGTTAGCGTTAAAAGATGATGCCACTCGTAAACACTATTTAGAAGCGCTAGCAAAACAGCCTCAGCACTTCTTTAATCAAGTATTTGCTGATATCGTGGCAATACCCAGCTTACGTTCTGGATTATTAGCCGACTTAAGGCATCCAGACAGAAGCGTTCAATTAGCAACCGCAATTGGCGGATTATTTAGAGCTACCAGCCTATGA
- a CDS encoding DUF3301 domain-containing protein, which translates to MMTDFLLIVALVVVAAFFWQLRQMAELSRTITEQACKKQNVQLLAIAMESARPSIGGSTGICWKATFMFEFSTDGINQYRGHILMHGNRAKKIEWPIFPEPEWMDAPMASGKFGSCGSSKSCDSGKCH; encoded by the coding sequence ATGATGACTGATTTTTTATTAATTGTTGCTTTAGTTGTCGTTGCTGCTTTTTTTTGGCAACTTCGACAAATGGCAGAATTAAGCCGAACGATTACAGAGCAAGCCTGTAAAAAGCAAAACGTACAACTACTGGCTATTGCAATGGAATCAGCCCGTCCAAGTATTGGTGGCAGTACTGGCATTTGTTGGAAAGCAACATTCATGTTCGAGTTTAGCACCGATGGTATTAACCAATATCGCGGCCATATTTTAATGCATGGTAATCGAGCCAAAAAAATTGAATGGCCAATTTTCCCTGAACCAGAATGGATGGATGCACCAATGGCGAGCGGTAAATTTGGCAGTTGTGGCAGCAGTAAAAGCTGTGATTCTGGTAAATGCCACTAA
- a CDS encoding oxidoreductase, protein MTKILKIGIVGYGYAAKTFHAPLIKAVSGLQLAAISSSNPAKVHIDQPDLAVFSSPEELFSCADIDLVVIPTPNDTHFPLAAAALAAGKHVVLDKPFTLTTSEGKELIKLAHQYDRLLSVFHNRRWDSDFLTLQKVLREGSLGRVTHFESHFDRYRPEVQTRWRESAALGGGLWFDLGSHLLDQALQLFGTPNTMWLDLAQQRDGAVADDWFHAVLGYDEMRVILHGSALVANPGPRMTVHGTSGSFTKFGLDTQENALKSGQQPGTQGWGNDPLSCKLSLKHKDAIIEQDIITTPGNYQAYYEGIRDAICLRSPNPVTAEQALLVMRLIGLGIASAEEGRKLKVFDL, encoded by the coding sequence ATGACAAAGATACTCAAAATAGGCATCGTTGGTTACGGCTATGCCGCAAAAACGTTTCATGCACCATTGATTAAGGCTGTATCGGGCCTACAACTCGCCGCAATATCCTCCAGCAATCCGGCAAAGGTGCATATAGACCAACCTGATTTGGCTGTGTTCTCATCCCCCGAAGAGTTATTTTCCTGCGCTGATATAGATTTGGTGGTTATTCCAACTCCCAATGATACGCATTTTCCTCTTGCGGCAGCGGCTCTAGCAGCCGGTAAGCACGTAGTTTTGGATAAGCCATTCACTCTCACTACTAGTGAAGGTAAGGAGCTTATTAAACTCGCTCATCAATATGATCGGCTGCTATCAGTATTTCATAATCGCCGTTGGGATTCCGATTTTTTGACGTTACAGAAGGTGTTGCGCGAAGGTTCACTAGGCCGTGTGACACATTTTGAATCACACTTTGACCGCTATAGGCCTGAAGTTCAAACGCGCTGGCGTGAGTCGGCTGCTCTAGGCGGAGGTTTGTGGTTTGACTTGGGATCGCATTTACTCGATCAGGCACTGCAGTTGTTTGGTACACCAAATACAATGTGGTTAGACCTGGCTCAACAACGTGATGGAGCAGTCGCAGATGACTGGTTTCATGCCGTGCTGGGATATGACGAAATGCGGGTAATTCTTCATGGTAGTGCATTGGTTGCTAACCCTGGCCCACGTATGACCGTGCATGGCACTAGTGGCAGCTTTACTAAGTTTGGTCTTGATACGCAGGAGAATGCGCTTAAGTCAGGTCAGCAGCCTGGAACTCAGGGGTGGGGAAACGATCCACTTTCTTGCAAATTATCGCTGAAACACAAAGACGCGATTATCGAGCAAGACATCATAACGACACCAGGCAATTACCAAGCATATTATGAAGGCATTCGCGATGCGATTTGTCTTCGCAGCCCAAATCCAGTAACGGCAGAGCAGGCCCTTTTGGTCATGAGACTTATTGGACTCGGCATTGCCAGTGCTGAAGAAGGTCGTAAGTTGAAAGTGTTTGATCTCTGA